In the Nitrospira sp. genome, ACCGTCATGGCCCTCGCCCGGTTGAATGTGCCGTCGCTCATGCTGTACGGCGGATCGATTATGCCGGGACAGTTTCAGGGGCATGATGTGACCATTCAAGATGTCTTTGAAGCCGTCGGCAAGCATGCCTCGGGAAAAATGACCGATGCCGAGTTGAAGGACCTGGAGGATCATGCCTGTCCGGGACCTGGGGCCTGTGGTGGCCAATTTACGGCGAATACCATGGCCATTGCCTTTGAGTTTCTGGGCATTTCCCCCATGGGGCGCAATGGAGTGCCCGCTATGGATAGTCAGAAAGATGATGTCGCATTCGAATGCGGCAAGATGGTGATGGAGCTTGTGAAGCAGGATCTTCGCCCGCGTCAGCTCATTACGCGCAAGTCATTGGAGAATGCCATTGCCGCTGTCGCGACGACGGGTGGCTCCACGAATGCCGTCCTGCATCTGCTTGCCATCGCGCGTGAATCGGGGATCAAGCTGAGCATCGACGATTTTGATAGGATCAACCGCAAGGTTCCGTTACTGGCCGACTTGAAGCCGGGCGGTCGCTTTGCCGCGGCGGATCTCTATGCCGCTGGGGGAACCACCCTGGTCGCCAAGCGATTGCTCGATGCTGGATTGCTCCATGGGAATCAGCCGACGGTGACCGGTCGGACGATCGGAGAAGAAGCCTCGCAGGCTCGTGAAGTATCCGGACAGCAGGTGTTGCGTCCCCTCGCCCACCCGATCAAGCCGACCGGCGGCCTGGTCATATTGAAAGGGAATTTGGCGCCGGAGGGCTGTGTGGTGAAGGTGGCCGGTCATTCGATGACGAAGTTTCAAGGACCGGCCAAGGTATACGATCAAGAAGAGGATGCCTTCGTAGCGGTCAAGGCTGGTCAAATCAAGGCCGGTGATGTTGTCGTGATTCGGTACGAAGGCCCGGCCGGTGGTCCAGGGATGCGCGAGATGCTTGGTGTGACGGCGGCGATCGTCGGCGCCGGGCTCGGCGACTCTGTTGCCTTGCTCACCGATGGCCGGTTTTCTGGGGCTACGCACGGGCTGATGGCCGGCCATGTGGCGCCTGAAGCGGTCAAAGGTGGACCCATTGCAGCAGTCAAGAATGGGGACATTATTACGTTTGATATTCCCAAACGCCGTCTTGATGTGAAGCTTTCGAAAAAAGAGATCGCGACTCGACTCAAGAAGGTCAAACGACCGACTCCGCGGTACACCTCTGGTGTGATGGGGAAATATGCCAGACACGTTTCGTCCGCCTCGGAAGGTGCAGTGACAACGTAAGTCTTGATGGCGGCTCAGGCCTGTGGTTTTTTGAGCCACAGTATGAGGACACTGGTTACGGCATCATCATATGAGTAGCGATGCAAGTATGAGAGTGAAGGCAACACCTCGGCGATGAGGTGGCTCACCGTGGATTCTTGGTGCTCAATTGCGAATCCTGCCTCAGTAAACAACCTCATCCACTCTGATTTTCTCAACCTATTGGTGTAGGAGCTGCGATTCCATTTCATCAGATTCCATAGCCACTCAGGATACCGGAGGCAATCGAAGAGCTTGAGTGGCAGTGGAGGCTGTACACCGTAGTACGAGTGGTCGCCGAGGTCAATCAGCGCCACGAGGTGCCCACCGGCGCGCAGGACCCGAAAACATTCTGCGACAGTCGTCGCTGGATCGCGCACATGTTCAAAAGCGGTGTGGGACCAGACGCAGTCGAATTGGCCGGAGTGAAACGGTAGCCGCTGGCCGTCATAAATAATGTAGTTGATCCGCTTTCGTGTCGCCTCATTGTTCGTCACATACCTCAAGACATCGACAGCGGTACAACTGACCGCCCCTTTTGTCAGTGCGGTTTCCAAGACCTCCAGGGTTTGTCCTGGTCCAATCTCCAATACATCCTTTCCAAGTGTCGACTCGAATCGGCTGTACATCTCAAAAACCTCTTGCACCTTTCTGGAATCCGAGTTGATTCCTGTCAGGTGGTACTGCTGGATCAATTGAGCAATTGGCTTCAATCCAAGAAGCAGATTGTGAATGATCTCAAGCGGGACAAACGTCATAACTCACGTACGTCAGGGCCTGACTTCTGGGTATGGCCCGTTCAGGGTTGATCCTCACTCGATTATTCTGTGACTCATGCCCGCGTGAGAGGGGCTCAGTAAGCAGTCATACAGTCGTTCGTATTGCAGAATCGTTTCGCTGATGTGAAACTCACATGGAAGTGGAGATGGCTCTGCTGTGCGAACAACCGATGGTTTCACTGGAGATGACAACATCCGGATGATTGCCTTAGCCAATCCGTTGATGTCTCCTGCTTCACAGAGTTCTCCCATTGTCGGCTCAATCACGACTTCATCCGCCCCACCGACCTTTGTAGCTACAATAGGTAAATCTGAGACCCGTGCTTCAAGTAAAACTCGAGGTAGTCCTTCCCAGTGAGAGGTTAAGAGAAATATATCGAGTGCGTGCATCACCGCCGGAATATCCCGTCTCCACCCAGCGAGATGGACACAATCCTGAAGACGATGGCGAGCGATCAACGACTCGACTTTTGCTCGCAATTCGCCGTCTCCGATGAGAACGAACCGGACGTTGGGTAGTGATGCGGTGACCAGCTTGGCCACCTCGATGAAGTCCTCGGGAGCTTTTTGCGGTTTGAGACATGCCACAGTTCCGATCAGAGGTGTTTCGGTCCGTGCGCCCAGTTCTTTTCTCAGTCGTTCGCGGTCTGCCGGGTCCATCACTTGTTGAAACGGTCTTGGATCGATCCCCGGCCGTACCAACAAAACGTTGTTTCCGAATAGACCCCAGGCGAGGCCCTTCTTGATGTCAGCGTGAGAGACGGCAATCCACTGGGTCGTTACCCAGCCGGTGATTCGTTCCACCATGACCAGCAACCACTTCAAGCAGCGAGGCTGTACGGGAGTGACACCATATCCATGGATGGTATGGACAATGATTGGAACTCCGGCAAACCATGCAGCCCATCGGCCAAGGATGCCCGCCTTTGAGCTATGTGTATGGACAATCGATGGATGAAGACGGCGAAGGAGTGTGGTCAGCCGAACGAGGGCCACCAGATCATCCAACGGATGGATCTGTCGGCCCAGCTCGGGAAGCAGTCTTACCTCGACATGAGGTAAGTGTCGGGCCTCCTCTGTCAGGAGTCCCCCGGGCCCACTGATCAGAATGACTCGATATTTTCTGGGGTCCAGATGGGACACGACATGAAGTGCGACTTCTTGCGCTCCGCCAAGCTCAAGCTTTGTAATGATATGGCAAATCGTGTCCACGACACCTGTCACTATGCAGAGAGGGTGTGATCTTGTCTCAATCGGAGTCGTTCCGCGAGTTGTTTCCCCTGCCCGATCGCATCTTCCATAGAGGTGTGTTCCCAACGGCCATACCGTCCGATGGAATAAATGCCTCGTCGCTCAAGCTCCGAGAGGATGGCGGGAATTGCACGCGCGCGATGACGATCGAAGTAGACATAGGCGTAGTGCAAATCTTTCACGTCTGAGACGATGATGTCGTCACTGGGCCGTAAGATGCCAGCCCGCTCCAATCCTGTCCGCGCGTGGTCGGCGAGCTGGTCAACCGACTGATGTTCTGTCGGCCGATGCGAGATCTCCACGTACATCGAGCTACAGCCAGGTTGTCCCAATGACGGAGAGAAATTCATAGGAAATCCGACTCGGTAAAAAGGAAATGCCGGTTCCGGGAAATAGAGCCAATGCTTGTCCGAGACCTGCTCGCGTGCCACGGCCATATTGAGGTTATAGACCGACACCCACCGCAGTCCATCAGCGGCTTCTTTGAGATGTGTCGGTAGATCGAGACAACGGCGTACGAGTTCCGGAACCGGAATTGTCGAGACGAGCGACTCATAGTGTTCGGTTCTGGTCGTGCCGTTGAGTCGATCGTGGAAACGTGCGCGTCGGCGTTTCGTATCCACTTCGAGAAGTTCGACATGGGTCGTGACACCTGTAATGCCAGGCAGGAAAGCCTCCGGCAGGAGGCTGATCCCGCCTGATGCGGGATAGAGGAACGACGGATTGTAGCCGAACGCCTTGTCTTTGATGCCTAAGGCGCCGTTGATGACGTCTTTCAACTCCGGCTTTGGCACCAGCCACGACACCCAATCGGAGGTGAGCTCATCCAAAGACACCTTCCACAGCTTTTCGTTGAAAGGAACCATAAAATGCTTGGCCATCCCTTCTCCAAGGTTCTCCAAGATCCATTGCGTGAAACAGAGGTCTTGGGGATCGCGTGCCGCGGATGGTTGCAGGAGTGTGGCGATGAATCCCATCACACACTCTCGCACGACTTCAGGCGGAAGCCCGTAGATGTTCACCTGAAAAGG is a window encoding:
- a CDS encoding class I SAM-dependent methyltransferase; translated protein: MTFVPLEIIHNLLLGLKPIAQLIQQYHLTGINSDSRKVQEVFEMYSRFESTLGKDVLEIGPGQTLEVLETALTKGAVSCTAVDVLRYVTNNEATRKRINYIIYDGQRLPFHSGQFDCVWSHTAFEHVRDPATTVAECFRVLRAGGHLVALIDLGDHSYYGVQPPLPLKLFDCLRYPEWLWNLMKWNRSSYTNRLRKSEWMRLFTEAGFAIEHQESTVSHLIAEVLPSLSYLHRYSYDDAVTSVLILWLKKPQA
- the ilvD gene encoding dihydroxy-acid dehydratase produces the protein MKKQVKLQSHDLLVGAGRAPARAMLKAVGFTDDDLTKPLVGVANTWIEVMPCNFHLRRLSERVKAGIRAAGGTPIEYNTIAVSDGISMGTEGMKASLISREVIADSIELVARGHLFDAVVALSGCDKTIPGTVMALARLNVPSLMLYGGSIMPGQFQGHDVTIQDVFEAVGKHASGKMTDAELKDLEDHACPGPGACGGQFTANTMAIAFEFLGISPMGRNGVPAMDSQKDDVAFECGKMVMELVKQDLRPRQLITRKSLENAIAAVATTGGSTNAVLHLLAIARESGIKLSIDDFDRINRKVPLLADLKPGGRFAAADLYAAGGTTLVAKRLLDAGLLHGNQPTVTGRTIGEEASQAREVSGQQVLRPLAHPIKPTGGLVILKGNLAPEGCVVKVAGHSMTKFQGPAKVYDQEEDAFVAVKAGQIKAGDVVVIRYEGPAGGPGMREMLGVTAAIVGAGLGDSVALLTDGRFSGATHGLMAGHVAPEAVKGGPIAAVKNGDIITFDIPKRRLDVKLSKKEIATRLKKVKRPTPRYTSGVMGKYARHVSSASEGAVTT
- a CDS encoding glycosyltransferase family 4 protein produces the protein MDTICHIITKLELGGAQEVALHVVSHLDPRKYRVILISGPGGLLTEEARHLPHVEVRLLPELGRQIHPLDDLVALVRLTTLLRRLHPSIVHTHSSKAGILGRWAAWFAGVPIIVHTIHGYGVTPVQPRCLKWLLVMVERITGWVTTQWIAVSHADIKKGLAWGLFGNNVLLVRPGIDPRPFQQVMDPADRERLRKELGARTETPLIGTVACLKPQKAPEDFIEVAKLVTASLPNVRFVLIGDGELRAKVESLIARHRLQDCVHLAGWRRDIPAVMHALDIFLLTSHWEGLPRVLLEARVSDLPIVATKVGGADEVVIEPTMGELCEAGDINGLAKAIIRMLSSPVKPSVVRTAEPSPLPCEFHISETILQYERLYDCLLSPSHAGMSHRIIE
- a CDS encoding FAD-dependent oxidoreductase, translating into MILIIGAGLAGLSTAYHLTGLPYRLYERESEVGGLCRSYHKDGFTFDYTGHLLHFRQPPIKALVEQLLADKLQKHHRKSFIYSHQTYTEYPFQVNIYGLPPEVVRECVMGFIATLLQPSAARDPQDLCFTQWILENLGEGMAKHFMVPFNEKLWKVSLDELTSDWVSWLVPKPELKDVINGALGIKDKAFGYNPSFLYPASGGISLLPEAFLPGITGVTTHVELLEVDTKRRRARFHDRLNGTTRTEHYESLVSTIPVPELVRRCLDLPTHLKEAADGLRWVSVYNLNMAVAREQVSDKHWLYFPEPAFPFYRVGFPMNFSPSLGQPGCSSMYVEISHRPTEHQSVDQLADHARTGLERAGILRPSDDIIVSDVKDLHYAYVYFDRHRARAIPAILSELERRGIYSIGRYGRWEHTSMEDAIGQGKQLAERLRLRQDHTLSA